A stretch of DNA from Tachyglossus aculeatus isolate mTacAcu1 chromosome 5, mTacAcu1.pri, whole genome shotgun sequence:
tatttattgagcgcttactgtgtgcagagcactgtcctaagcgcttgggaagtccaagttggcgacatctagagacagtctaaaagggggagacagagaacaaaaccaaacatactcacgaaataaaataaatagactgtggatgtggggagagagcccgggctggggagccggaggtgacgggttctaatcccggctccgccactcgtcagctgtgtgaccttgggccggtcacttcccttctccgggcctcagtcgtcTCGTCTGTcgaacgggggtgaagactgtgagccccaacctgacgaccttggatCCACCCGAGCGGTTagcgcagtgctcggcacgcggtaagcgcttagcagatgccaACGAATAGCAACGTGGggagacttcaatcaatcgtatttattgagcgcttacggtgtgcacagcactgcactaagcgcttgggaagtccaagctggcaacagatagagacggtccctacccaacggcgggctcacagtcgagaagggggagacagagaacagaatcaagcatactaacaaaataaaataaaagccttCGCCTGGTTCCCCTTGACCTGGAGCCAAGGACGCCCGTCCGCCCTCCGCCCGCCCTGCCGCCCTGCCGCGCTCCGAGCCGTCCCCGGCGGCCCCGAGGCTCCGCCCGCCCGTCCTCCCGCCCGTCCTCCCGTCCTCCGGGCCCGCGGGACCCGCCGCAGCTCCCCTCCGCTCCGCCCGCCCCGCtccgccctcccttcctcccccgcgCGCCCACCTGCAGCGCGCCCGCTCCGGACACAGCCGCCTGACAGCCCGCGCCGCTCCGGCTCACGCCGCCGGGACACGCCCCCAGcccgtcaggccccgcccacatccCCACGGGACACGCCCCCACCCCGTCGGGCTCCGCCCCCAACCCGCCAGGCTCCGCCCACGACCCCACAGGACACGCCcccaccaggccccgcccacatccCCCCAGGCCCCGTCCACATCCCGCCAGGGCTCGCCCCAGCCCGTCAGGCTCCGCCCACAACCCTCCAGGCTCCGCCCACGACCCCACAGGGCACGCCCCCCACCCCGTCAGGCTCCGCCCACAACCCGCCAGGCCCCGCACGCATCCCGCCATGTCCCGCCCACAACCCGCCAGGGCACGCCCCAGcccgccaggccccgcccacgaCCCGCTCGGCCCCTCCCACAAcccgccaggccccgcccacaacccGCCAGATCGCGCCCCCACcccgtcaggccccgcccacaacccGCCAGGACATGGCCCCAGCCCGTCAGGGCACGCCCCAGcccgtcaggccccgcccacgaCCCCACGGGACACGCCCCCACCCCGTCGGGCTCCGCCCACAACCCGCCAGGCTCCACCCCCAACCCGCCAGGCTCCGCCCACGACCCCACATGACACGCCCCCATCaggcccctcccccaccccgccaggccccgccccagcCCGTCAGGCTCCGCCCACAACCCTACAGGCTCCGCCCCCAACCCGCCAGGCTCCGCCCACGACCCCACATGACACGCCCccatcaggccccgcccacatccCGCCAGGCCCCGCCCGCATCCCGCCATGTCCCGCCCACAACCCGCCAGGGTACGCCCCTGcccgccaggccccgcccacgaCCCGCTCGGCCCCTCCCACAGcccgccaggccccgcccacaacccGCCAGGGCACGCCCCATCCCGCCAGGATCCGCCCACAAAACCGCCAGGCTCCGCCCACAACCCGGCAGGTCACGCCCCCAACCGCGTCAGGCTCCTCCCACAACCCACCGGGCTCCGCCAACACCCcagcaggccccgcccacaacccGCCAGGTCACGCCCCCACCCCGTCAGGCTCCGCCCACAACCCGCCAGGTCACGCCCCCACCCCGTCAGGCTCCGCCCACAACCCGCCAGGGCACGCCCCAGCCCGTCAGGCTCCGCCCACAACCCGCCAGGGCACGCCCCAGCCCGCCAGGCTCCGCCCACAACCCGCCAGGACACGCCCACACCCCGTCAGGCTCCGCCCACAACCCGCCAGGCTCCGCCCCCCAACCCGCCAGGCTCCGCCCACGACTCCACAGGACACGCCcccaccaggccccgcccacatccCCCCAGGCCCCGTCCACATCCCGCCAGGGCACGCCCAAGCCCGCCAGGCTCCGCCCACAACACGCCAGGATCCGCCCACGACCCGCTCGGCCCCGCCCACATcccgccaggccccgcccacaacccGCCAGGCTCCGCCAACACCCCGCCAGGCCCCGCCCATATCCCGCTAGGCCCCGCCCACAACCCGCCAGGGCACGCCCCAGCCCGCTAGGCCCCGCCCACAACCCGCCAGGACACGCCCCCACCCCGTCAGGCTCCGCCCACAACCCGCAGGGCACGCCCCAGCCCGCCAGGGCACGCCCCAGCCCGTCAGGCTCCGCCCACAACCCGCCAGGGCAGGCCCCAGCCCGCCAGGCTCCGCCCACAACC
This window harbors:
- the LOC119928740 gene encoding basic proline-rich protein-like: MSRPQPARARPSPPGPAHDPLGPSHNPPGPAHNPPDRAPTPSGPAHNPPGHGPSPSGHAPARQAPPTTPRDTPPPRRAPPTTRQAPPPTRQAPPTTPHDTPPSGPSPTPPGPAPARQAPPTTLQAPPPTRQAPPTTPHDTPPSGPAHIPPGPARIPPCPAHNPPGYAPARQAPPTTRSAPPTARQAPPTTRQGTPHPARIRPQNRQAPPTTRQVTPPTASGSSHNPPGSANTPAGPAHNPPGHAPTPSGSAHNPPGHAPTPSGSAHNPPGHAPARQAPPTTRQGTPQPARLRPQPARTRPHPVRLRPQPARLRPPTRQAPPTTPQDTPPPGPAHIPPGPVHIPPGHAQARQAPPTTRQDPPTTRSAPPTSRQAPPTTPQDTPPPGPAHIPARPRPHPARPRPQPARLRQHPVRPRPYPARPRPQPARARPSPPGHAPARQAPPTTRQDTPPPRQAPPTTHQVPPTTRQDTPPPPSDSARSPSGSAHNPPGHARSPSGSAHNPPGPSHIPPGHAAARQAPPTARQAPPTNLQDTPPPRQAPPTTRQGTPAARQAPPTTRHDTPPVRQAPPTILHDTPTTLQGTPQPVRLRPQPSRTRPSPSGSTHSPQDTPPARPAPPQHPRPRPRPSGPAPSPKDTPPARPAPPQPKRTRPTNPLGHAPNRQAPPTTRQAPPQSDRTRPHSPGSAPSPTKTRPRYPDYRPLKG